A genome region from Phalacrocorax carbo chromosome 27, bPhaCar2.1, whole genome shotgun sequence includes the following:
- the HOXC12 gene encoding homeobox protein Hox-C12: MGEHNLLNPGFVGPLVNIHTGDTFYFPNFRASGGQLPGLPSLSYPRRDNVCSLPWASSEPCNGYPQPYLSSPVSINPSFGRACDLARVEESKCYYRETCSETTGLKREERGRDSALLPLESSLPNGMGGNFSKYDYPSSEAVPHDPPSCQSLESDSSSSLLNEGNKGTTGEAGGLVSPLNQGSTLGTGGAPWYPMHTRSRKKRKPYSKLQLAELEGEFMVNEFITRQRRRELSDRLNLSDQQVKIWFQNRRMKKKRLLLREQALSFF; the protein is encoded by the exons ATGGGCGAGCACAACCTCCTTAATCCCGGCTTTGTGGGACCTCTGGTGAACATCCACACGGGAGACACCTTCTACTTCCCTAATTTCCGTGCCTCCGGAGGGCAGCTGCCCGGTTTGCCTTCCCTCTCCTACCCCCGACGGGATAACgtctgctccctgccctgggcatCCTCGGAACCCTGCAATGGGTACCCTCAACCCTACCTGAGCAGCCCCGTCTCCATTAACCCTTCCTTCGGCAGAGCCTGCGACCTCGCCCGggtggaggaaagcaaatgttattACCGGGAAACCTGCTCCGAAACCACCGGGCTcaagagggaggagaggggcagggACAGTGCCTTGCTGCCCCTCGAATCCAGCCTCCCCAATGGCATGGGGGGCAATTTCAGCAAATATGACTATCCGAGCAGCGAGGCGGTGCCCCACGACCCTCCGTCCTGCCAGTCCTTGGAGTCAGACTCCAGCTCCTCCTTGCTCAATGAAGGGAATAAAGGCACGACCGGAGAAGCGGGGGGTTTGGTGTCCCCCCTGAACCAAGGCAGCACTTTAGGCACCGGTG GTGCTCCTTGGTACCCGATGCACACACGGTCCCGGAAAAAACGAAAACCCTATTCcaagctgcagctggcagagctggaaggggagTTTATGGTCAATGAATTCATTACTCGCCAAAGAAGGAGGGAGCTCTCAGACCGATTAAACCTGAGCGACCAGCAGGTGAAGATCTGGTTCCAGAACCGGcgtatgaaaaagaaaagactccTCCTGAGAGAGCAagccctttctttcttttaa